CCATTAAAGATATTGACTTTGTTACTCAACGCTATTTAGAGCAAAAAGCTTTGGTTTAATTTTTAGAAGGAATTACATACGTAAGCAAGCTTTGATACGGATTACCAGTTAATTTTAAAAGTTGCGCAAAGGCAGGTTCTGTTTTTAAACCTTGTTTTTTAAGCTGAATAACTTGTTGTTTAAAACTTGGCGGCATGGCTTTTAAAATTTCATATTCTTTAACCATGTGTAAATAGCCGTTTTGCTTGGTAGTTGGTATGTTTTGCGAATAAATTTCGATTTCAAAATCCTGATAGGTAAAAGTACAGACCAAAATATGTTGTTCCAGGTTGCTTATTTTTAGTTTAAAATTTGCTTTATGTTGGTATTGTTGGGTAAGTTTTAACGCCAATTCCTGAACGTTGGTTGTAAACAAAATTAAATCTAAATCACTGTTCTGAATATTAATTTCTATAGGAATGGTGCCTACCAACAACGGTTCGTAGTTTTTAAATGTTTCAAAAAAACACAAATCAGTTAAGGTTTTGTATGCCTTTTGTTGCACGGCATTTCCGGTTTTTAAATATGCGATTGATTTGAAATTCATAATGCGGTTACAAAAATGTAAATATAAAAAAAGTCCACCATTTGGTGGACTTTTTTGTTTTATGCTTCAGCTTCTTTCGGAGCTTCAGGTAAATCAGCTTTAAAAATGAATGAGGCTAATTCTTTGTTTAATCCGTCTAACGTACGTTTAAATAAGTTAAAAGCTTCGAATTTGTAAATTAAAAGCGGATCTTTTTGCTCGTGAACAGCTAATTGAACCGATTGTTTTAATTCGTCCATTTTACGAAGGTGTTTTTTCCACGCTTCGTCTAATAAAGCTAAAGTTATGTTTTTCTCGAATTCGTCTGTAACCGAACGGCCCATTGTTTCGAAAGCTTTTTGCAAGTTTGTTACCACGCTTAATGATTTTTGACCGTCTGTAAACGGAATCACGATGCGCTCAAAACGATCACCTTGGTTTTCAAAAACATTTTTAATAACCGGGAATGCATTTTTAGCATTACGTTCGTTTTTCTCTTTGTAAACCTGAGTTAAATTGTGGTACAATTTGTTAGTTAATTCTTGTGCCGACATTTTTTTGAATTCTTCTTCGCTAAATGGCGAACCAATAGCAAAGGTTGTAATCAACTCAAATTCAAAGTTTTTATAATCGTTTGTAGGTTTGTTGTTTTCAGTAATTAATTCTGCTAAATCGTATAACATATTAGCAATATCAACTTTTAAACGCTCTCCGAATAAGGCATGACGACGACGTTTGTAAATTACTTCACGTTGTGCGTTCATTACGTCATCATATTCTAATAAACGTTTACGAACCCCAAAGTTATTTTCTTCTACACGTTTTTGTGCTCTTTCAATAGATTTGGTCATCATAGAATGCTGAATTACTTCACCTTCTTTAATACCCATACGGTCCATTAATTTTGCAACACGCTCTGATCCGAATAAACGCATTAATTGGTCTTCTAACGAAACATAGAATTGTGATGATCCTGGATCTCCTTGACGACCTGCACGACCACGTAACTGACGGTCAACACGACGTGAATCATGACGTTCTGTACCAATAATGGCTAAACCACCAGCAGCTTTTACTTCGTCAGATAATTTAATGTCGGTACCACGACCAGCCATGTTGGTAGCAATGGTTACAATACCTGCTTTACCAGCTTCGGCTACAATTTGCGCTTCTTGCTTATGTAATTTCGCGTTTAATACGTTGTGTTTAATACCTCTAATTTTAAGCATACGGCTTAATAATTCTGACGTATCAACCGATGTTGTACCAATTAATACTGGGCGACCAGCTTCTGATAATTGTACGACATCTTCTATTACAGCGTTAAATTTTTCGCGTGTGGTTTTGTAAATCAAATCTTCTTTATCGTGACGTTGAATTTTACGGTTTGTCGGAATTTCTACCACATCTAATTTATAGATTGACCAAAATTCTCCAGCTTCTGTAACCGCAGTACCTGTCATCCCCGCCAACTTGTTGTACATACGGAAATAGTTTTGTAAGGTTACTGTTGCAAAGGTTTGAGTTGCCGCTTCAATTTTTACGTTTTCTTTCGCTTCGATAGCTTGGTGCAATCCATCAGAATAACGACGCCCGTCCATAATACGTCCGGTTTGCTCGTCAACAATCATAACTTTATTGTCCATTACTACATATTCTGAATCTTTTTCGAATAATGTGTATGCTTTTAAAAGCTGTGTAATGGTGTGAATACGTTCTGATTTTATAGAAAAATCTTGATATAAAGCTTCTTTTTCGGTTGCTTCATCTTCTTTAGATAAATTTTTCTTTTCGATGTTTGCGATTTCGGTACCGATATCTGGTAACACGAAGAAATCGTCAGATGTATTTTTAGATAATTCTTTAATTCCTAAATCTGTAAGATCTACTTGGTTGTTTTTTTCTTCAATTACAAAAAACAAAGCTTTATCTACAATTGGCATATCACGGTTGTTGTCTGCCATGTAGGTGTTTTCTGTTTTTTGAAGAATTTGACGAACACCTTCTTCAGATAAAAACTTAATTAAAGGTTTGTGTTTTGGTAAAGCGCGGTAAGCACGTAAAAGTTGGAATCCTCCTTCTTTAGTATCTCCCGCTTTAATTAAACGTTTAGCTTCTGTTAAACAGTTTGTAGCAACGTTACGTTGTAATTGGTAAATGCTATCAACCTTTGGTTTTAGCTCGTTAAATTCATGACGATCTCCTTGTGGAACCGGACCAGAAATAATTAATGGCGTACGTGCATCATCAATTAAAACCGAGTCAACCTCGTCTACAATAGCATAGTTGTGTTTACGTTGCACCAATTCTTCAACCGAATGAGCCATGTTATCACGTAAATAATCGAAACCAAATTCGTTATTTGTTCCGTAAGTAATATCGGCTTGATATGCAGCACGACGCCCTGGTGAGTTAGGTTGGTGGTTATCAATACAATCTACCGTTAAGCCATGGAATTCGAAAATTGGCGCTTTCCAAGAGCTATCACGTTTTGCTAAATAATCGTTCACGGTTACTACGTGTACTCCGTTTCCGGTTAAAGCATTTAAATATACAGGTAGGGTAGAAACTAAAGTTTTACCTTCACCGGTTTGCATTTCTGCAATTTTACCTTGATGTAAAACGGTACCACCAATAAGCTGAGTATCGTAATGTACCATATCCCACGTTACGGTTTGTCCGGCAGCATCCCATGTGTTTGCCCAGTTTGCTTTATCACCTTCTATGGTAATATAAGGTTTGGTTTGAGCTAATTCTTTATCTTTGTCAGTTGCTGTTACTGTAACAATTGGATTGTCTTTAAAGCGCGCTGCTGTAACTTTCATTACGGCAAATGCTTCTGGTAAAATATCTGTTAATACCTTTTCGCTAATTTCGTAAGCTTCTTTTTCAATCGCATCAATAGAAGCGTAAATGTCTTCGCGTTTGTCAAAATCGTCAGTAGCTTCGATTTCTTGTTTAAGCGATTGTATTTTAGCATCTTTTTCTGCACGTGCTTGTTTAACTAAATCTTGAAAGTAAACGGTTTTAGCACGTAGCTCGTCGTTGTTTAACGACTGAAATTCGTTTTCGTATTTTTTAACTTTTTCGATAATAGGTCGAATGGCTTTTACATCCTTTTCCGATTTATCACCAACAAAAGCCTTTATAATAGCATTTATTAAGCTCATAATAGTTTTTTGTTATTTAAATAGATATGATAAAACAAAAAAAGTCTCGCAGAATGAGACTTTTTTTATTGGTATTTTATATTAATACTCATCCTCGTTCCAAAGATAATCTTCGTCGGTCGGATAGTCAGGCCAAATTTCTTCCATAGACTCATAGATTTCTCCTTCGTCTTCTATTGATTGTAAATTTTCAACAACCTCTAACGGAGCACCAGTTCGAATCGCGTAATCAATAAGCTCGTCTTTAGTTGCAGGCCAAGGAGCATCACTTAAATAAGATGCTAATTCTAATGTCCAATACATTTCTTAATCAATTTTAGTTTTATGCAAAAATAAATTTTATACTGAAAAAAACAAGTAAAAAAAAGTTTTATTTAAAAAAAATTTAAGAACGTTATTTTTACTGCGAGGAATAAAAAAATAATTTAATTATTTTCTTGGTATCCATTTAATTTCGTCAGCTCCTAAATCAAAAGACAACTTTCGTGCCAATACAAATAAATAGTCAGAAAGTCGGTTTAAATACATAATTACCATCGGATCTATTTCTTCTGACTGACTTAATTCGGTCGATAAACGCTCGGCACGACGACAAACGCAACGCGCAATATGACAATATGACACCGTGGTGTGTCCGCCAGGCAAAACAAAATGTGTCATAGGGGGTAAGGCAGCATCCATGGTATCCATTTCATTTTCTAAAAAAGCAACATCTTGTTCCGAAATGCGAGCAATGTTTAAACGCGGTTGTCCGTTTTTTAAAATTTCTTTTTCAACCGGAGTAGCCAAAATAGCCCCAACGGTAAATAAGCGGTCTTGAATTTCGATCAAAACATTTTTATACGCCGGGTTTATGTCTTGATCACGAATTAATCCAATGTAAGAATTTAGTTCATCTGTTGTTCCGTAGCTTTCAATTCGAATATGATTTTTTGGTACGCGTTGCCCACCAAATAAGGCAGTTGTTCCTTTATCTCCTGTTTTTGTATATACCTTCATGTTTATGGCTTTAAGTAAGATAAAAGTATTACTTTTTTTCTGGTTTTAAAATTAATATCAAAATTGCTTGTTATTCTTGGCTTTACTAATTTTTAGTTTTAAAATCTGTATTACATTTGCTGCATGAATGAATTACTTGCTCCGCAACCCAAATTGGGTAAAAAAGGATTACTAACCTTAATCTTTTTTTTGAATATGACTGGCCCAATGTCAATCGATTTGTATTTATCGGGCTTACCGCAAATGATTGTGGATTTTAATACTACCGAATCTGTTTTAAACTACACATTAATTGGTTTTTTTATCAGTTTTGCTATTGGCATGCTTTTTATTGGACCAATTAGTGATAAAGTTGGACGCAAACCCATTTTACTTGGCGGAATTTTAGTTTACGGAATCGCTTCGGTTTTATGTTCGGTTGCCCAACATGTAGAAATGCTTATTTTGTTTCGCATTATTCAAGCATTAGGAGCAGGGGGAATGATTTCAGTTTCTACCGCTATGGTTAAAGACAGTTTTTCGCACGAAGAACGCCCAAAAATTATTGCTTTGCTGCAAATGTTAGGCGTTTTTGCACCCACGGTTGCGCCGTTGGTTGGTGCGCAAATTATTCAATTTTTTTCATGGCATGTAACCTTTACGGTTTTAGCTTTTTTTGCTTTAATTGCCTTTATAATCGCTTTGTTTTTAACCGAAACCTTAACGCCAGAAACCAAATTAAAAGATTCTGTTTTTAGAAGCATTTTATCACTGAAACACATTTTAGTTCATAAACCTTTTATGGTTTTCTTGGTTTCTATGGGTGGTCCGTCTGTAGTTTATATGGCTTTTTTATCGTTAAGTTCTTATATTTATATTGATTGGTTTCAGTTAAACGGAACCGAATACAGCTTGTTTTTTGCAGTAAATTCGTTACTTTTATTAGTTGGGCCAAGGGTTTACTTGGCTGTTCGTCATCAAGTAACCCCTAAACAAATTGTAAAAATTGCTTTTGGTGGTATTGTACTTTCTAGTATTTTATTGTTTACCATTGGTACTTTATCTCCTTATTTATTTTTAATTGCTTTTGCACCCGTAACGTTTAGTAACAGCTTTTTACGCTCGTTCGCTTCAAACGTTTTGTTAGGGCAAGATAATATGAATTCGGGCGGTGCTGCATCCATTATTAATTTTTCAAATACCGGATTGGGCGCAATGGGCATGATGTTGGCTGCCTTGCCATTTGGTACAAACATTCAGCGTTTGGGCTTTGTTATTGTAATTGCCATGGCATTAAGTATTTATTTGTGGTATTATTTTAATAAAAAAGGATATCAATTACGCGGGGTTTAAAGCGTAAATTACAGGAACTTCTAAATGACAAAAAAATAGCCTATTTTTGCTACAAATACTACTATTGTGAATTACTTATCAGTCGAGAATATATCTAAAGCTTATGGCGAACGCGTTTTGTTCGAAAACGTTTCGTTTGGCATCAATAAAGATCAAAAAATTGCTTTTGTAGCAAAAAATGGAAGCGGAAAAACATCTATTTTAAACATTATTACCGGTAAAGATTCGCCCGATTCGGGGCAAGTAGTTACTCGTAAAGATATTAATGTTGCCTTCTTATCGCAAGAACCCGATTTGCAAAACGAATTAACTATTGAAGAAAGTATTTTTGCATCAGATAACGAAATTTTAAAAGTAATTGAACGTTATGAAAAAGCGGTTTTAAATCCGGAAGATGAAAAAACGTTTCAAAGCGCTTTCGATCAAATGGATTTGTACAACGCTTGGGATTTTGAAACCCAGTACAAACAAATTTTATCAAAGCTAAAATTAGACGATTTAAAACTGAAAGTAAAAAATCTTTCTGGTGGTCAAAAAAAGCGTTTGACTTTAGCCATTATTCTAATTAGCCGACCTGATTTGTTAATTTTAGACGAGCCAACCAACCATTTGGATTTAGAAATGATTGAATGGTTAGAAAATTACTTTGCTAAAGAAAACATTACGCTGTTTATGGTAACGCACGACCGTTATTTTTTAGAGCGCGTTTGTAATGAAATTATAGAATTAGATAACGGAATAATTTATCAATATAAAGGGAATTATTCGTACTATTTAGATAAAAAAGAAGAGCGTATTGCTGCCGAACAAGCCTCGGTAGATAAAGCCAAAAACTTATTTACGAAAGAATTAGAATGGATGCGCCGCCAACCAAAAGCGCGAACAACCAAATCTAAATCTCGTCAAGACGATTTTTACATAATTAAAGAAAAAGCCAGCCAACGCCGTATTGAACATCAGGTTGAACTCGAAATCAACATGGAGCGCATGGGTAGTAAAATTGTAGAATTACATAATCTGCACAAAAAATTTAACGACAAAGTTATTTTAAACGGCTTTACCTACAATTTTGGACGTGGTGAACGCATCGGAATTATTGGTAAAAACGGAACTGGTAAATCTACCTTTTTAAATATTTTAACCCAAACCATGCAACCCGATGCAGGTAAAGTTGTGGTTGGTGAAACCATTAAAATTGGCTATTATACCCAAGCCGGAATTAACCCAAAACCCAACCAAAAGGTAATTGATATTATTAAAGAATTTGGCGAATATATTCCGCTTTCTAAAGGTCGATTACTTTCTGCAGGGCAACTTTTAGAACGCTTTTTGTTTGACCGTAAAAAGCAACACGATTATGTTGAAAAATTAAGCGGTGGCGAATTAAAACGTTTATATTTATGTACCGTTTTAATTCAGAATCCAAACTTTTTAATTTTAGACGAGCCAACAAACGATTTAGATATTGTAACCTTAAACGTTTTAGAAAGCTTTTTGTTAGATTATCCAGGGTGTTTACTGGTTGTTTCGCACGACCGTTATTTTATGGATAAAATTGTTGACCATTTATTTGTGTTTCGAGGCGAAGGTGAAGTAGAAGATTTTCCGGGTAATTATTCTGATTTTAGAATTTACGAAGATTCTGCCGAGCCGGTAAAAGATGAGGTTGCTAAAGAAAAAGTAAACAAAAAAGAAAAATCGGTTAAAGCAGGATTAACTTTTAACGAGCAAAAAGAATTTTCTAAAATAGAACGTGAAATTAAAGATTTAGAAGCTAAAAAAACTTTAATTGAACAAGAATTTGCAGACGGAAAAGTTGCCGATGATGCTATTGAAAAAAAATCGATTGAACTTCAAAAAGTAATTGAAAATTTAGAAGAGAAAGAAGAACGTTGGTTTGAACTTTCTGCTAAAATGGAAGCATAATGAAAGCACTTATACAAGGTTATTTTAAGTTTTTAAAACGCTCAACCAACCAACACGGGGTACATTCGCCCTTTGTTTTTAAATTGGTTACGCAATGTTTTTACGACAAGCAAAACAAATCCGCGTATAAGGTTTTACAAGCATATCGCAACCGTTTGTTGCAAAACAAAAATACCATTCATGTAACCGATTTTGGTGCTGGATCGCGTATTTTTAAAACCAACCAGCGCGAAATTGCTAAAATTGCTAAAACTGCTGGCATAACTAAAGCACGTGCCGAACTTTTATATCGGGTAACTGCCTATTTTAAACCCAAGCAGGTGTTAGAAATTGGTACATCTTTAGGTTTAGCAACAGCCGCATTAGCTGCAGGTAATTCGGATGCCGAAATAATAAGTTTAGAAGGTTGCCCAGAAACCGCAGCTACAGCATTAGAAAATTTGCAACATTTTAACTTGCATAATGCAACGGTTAAAATAGGTGAATTTACCCAAAGCTTTAAAGAACTAGAAACTAAAAAGTTTGATTTAATTTATTTTGATGGCAACCACCAAAAAGACGCAACTTTAGCGTATTTTGATGCATTGCTTCCTACAGCACATAACGATTCGGTTTGGATTTTTGATGATATTCATTGGTCTAAACCTATGAATGAAGCTTGGGAAATAATTAAAAATAAACCTGAAGTTTGCGTTACGATTGATACCTTTCAGTGGGGATTTGTATTTTTTAGAACCGAACAAGAAAAAGAACATTTTACCATTCGTACATAAAAAAAATCCAGCTTTTATAGCTGGATTTTTTTATATGTTTATAATAATGTCAAAACGGGTGCGGTTTCCTCCGCGTCTAAAACTCGGGTCCATGCCGTGTAAACCTTTAATTTCTTCCATAAAAAAGGTTCGGTTTCTAAAACTAATTCTATCGTTGTATTTGTATAATAAAACAACTTCATAACCTTTTAAGTTGGTAGATGCCCAACGGGCTAAATCAAATTGTGCATACAAATCTAAAGCTGCATATTTTTCCATGTACATATAAGCACCGCTTAAGGTTAACTTTCTACTAATAAAAGGCAATTCTGATCGTACAGCTACGTAAACACCCGAACGTTGGTTACTAAAATCGGGGGCCGTGCTGGCATCAAAACCTGAATCAAACGATGTTTTTCCGGATGCATCTGTAATTAAAGATGATGGAATTCCGCTTTTATAATTTTTAAAATTATAGTAATAATCTACTTTTAAAGACAAATTATTTAAAGGTTTAATTTTGTATATAAATTCGGTTGCAGAAATGGTATAATCGGGTGCTAAATCGCCATCCCAAAATGCATTTTGTAAATCGCTTTTAAAGCGGTTCATTAACGATTGGCCTTTTATAATTCCTGAGCTAATGCTAAAAATACGGTCATCGTTATTTTGCTCTAAGTTTAGTGAGAAACCATATAAACTTCCTTGATTTTTAAACGATTCGTTATTGCGGTAGCTTTCTATATAAAAAGCTGCTTTTCCGTAAAAATTAAATGCTTTAGGCATTTCTTTTTTGTATTGATAACTTACCCCATCATGGCGCCAAAAATCAAATTGCGTTCCTGATTGATTGGGCCAAATTTCGGATGCATCCTGGCGCCCAACTTTTATGTACTGATTTTCTTTAAAACGAAATTTTAACCAAACTTCATCTAGCAAAATGGCTAATCTCGAATCGGCATCTCCACCATAAGCAAAACCAGGAAAAACCTGCACGCTAAAACGATAATCTAATCGGTCGGTAATTTTTGTGTCTAAATAAACATTAGCCAAAATACGTGACCAAAAACGAGATTGAATGTGTTCTCCCGAATTGGTTTCGGGGTTGTAAACAATTTGGTTCCAATCCAACTCAGCTACTCTGAAAATAGCGAACGAGCTTATTTTTGTTCGATCTATAATATTAGATTTCTGTTTGGTTTTCTGTGTGTTTTGTTCTACTTGTTTTTGTAGTGCAGCAACTTGTTCTTTTAAAAGCTTAAATTCTTCCGCGTAATTTACTTGTGCCGAATCTGTTTTTTGATCCTGAGCCGATGCAAAATAGGGTAGTAAAAGTGCCAAACACAATATTGCGGGGTGCAAAATTTTACATTTCATTTACTTTTATATTTTTTTATTAAGATTAAAACACAATTGTTTGCCTTATCCGTCTCTTTCTGTTAAATTTGACGATATACTATTAACATTTTTTTTCGATTTTTATTTTTAAAATCCGGGAAATACGTAAAATTTAACGTTAAACTGCAATTGCTGGTTATCTGTTTTATTCAAATTTAATATTCACTATATACTACTATAAATACTAACTCACTTATTACATGAAAAAAAAGTCCACATTTTTAATTGTATTATTACTCGTTGCTCTGCTTGCGCTAATTTTTTATCGCATTTCTAAAAATAGTCAAGCTGCGGCTGGAGCCAAAGCTGCTCCTAAAAGCGCTGCAATTAGTGCTATGGTTTTAGAAGCACAAGTTTTTAATGACGAATTAACGGTTAGCGGAACGCTTGAAGCTAATGAAGAAACAACCATTCACAGCGAAGTTTCGGCATTGGTTTCGGCTATTTCTTTTCAAGAAGGAACTCAGGTTGCTAAAGGGCAAGTGCTTGTAAAATTGGTTGATACCGAATTAAAAGCACAAGTTGCTCAGGCAAAAAATAAAATGAAATTGGCTTGGGAAAATTTAAAACGTGCTAAATTATTGCTTGAAAAGGAAGCGATAAGTCGTGAAGAATTTGAGTTTTCTGAAACCGATTTTTTAACGGCAGAAAGTGCTTTAAACATTATTCAGGCGCAATTAGATAAAACAACAATTCGTGCACCATTTTCGGGTACCATTGGTTTACGCAACATTTCGGCTGGTAGTTATATTACGCCAGCAACTGCAATTACCAATTTAGTTAATGCAGATCCGATTAAAATTACATTTTCAATTCCAGAAAAATACGCTGCACAAGTTAAAAATAATACCGAATTAAATTTCACGGTAACGGGGAACCCAAAAGTTTATACAGCTAAAGTTTTTGCTGTAGAACCTTTGATTGATGTAATGACGCGAACTTTAACTATTAAAGCCATTTGTGCCAACCCAAATAACGAACTTATTCCGGGCTCTTTTGCTAATATTAATTTGCCTTTAACTACGTTAAATGATGCGTTGTTGGTTCCGGCAGAAGCTTTAATTCCGGTTCAAAATGGTAAAAAAGTATTTGTTTATTCGCAAGGTAAAGCCAAAGAAGTTATGGTTGAAACCGGAACGCGTACCAACAAAGATGTTTTAGTTATTGAAGGATTAAAAGCAGGCGATACGTTACTTACATCTGGAATTATGATGTTAAGACACGATCAGAACATTTCGGTTAACTTAAATAAATAATACATGAGTCTGTCTACCTTAAGTATAAAACGACCGGTATTTACTATTGTCGTTAACCTGGCCTTAATTTTATTCGGAATTTTAGGATTTACCTTTTTAGGTGTTCGAGAATATCCGTCTATTGACCCGGCTCAAATTAGCGTTCGTACAAATTATGCAGGGGCTAATGCCGATATTATTGAGTCGCAAATTACAGAGCCTTTAGAAAAAGTTATTAACTCGATTGACGGGATTAAAAACCTCTCTTCCACGTCAAACCAAGGGGTTAGTAATATTAATATTGAATTCCATTTAGATAAAAATTTAGAAGAAGCTGCTAACGATGTACGTGACAAAGTTTCGCAAGCGCTACGTAGTTTACCTCAAGATTTAGATACGCCACCGGTAGTTTCTAAAGCCGATGCCGATTCAGAACCTATTATTATCATGACTTTACAAAGTGATGGTAAAAATATTTTAGAATTATCCGATTATGCTGATAACGTTATTGCACAACGCCTACAATCTATATCGGGCGTAAGTTCAGTAAGCATTTGGGGGCAGAAACGTTTTGCTATGCGTTTATGGATTGATGCACCAAAGTTAGCCGCTTACGGCTTAACTATTTTAGATGTTCAGGCCGCGTTACAAGCCCAAAATGTTGAGTTACCTTCTGGTAAATTAACAGGTGCCAAAACCGAAATGGCAATTAAAACCTTAGGAAACTTAGCTACTGAAGATCAGTTTAACGATATCATTATCAAATCTACTGATCAAAAAGTTATTCGATTAAAAGATGTTGGTACTGCACGTTTAGAAGCTGAAAACTTTGAAACCAGTATGACCGAATCCGGCGTACCAATGGTTTCCTTAGCTATTATTCCGCAACCCGGAACCAATTATTTAGATATTGCTAACCAATTCTATAAAGAATTTGATCGTTTGCAAGATGATTTACCTGACGGGTTTAAAATGGAAATTTCCATGGATAATACGTTGTTCGTAAAACGCGCCATTACCGAGGTGGTCGAAACCTTATTTATTTCGGTTGCATTGGTTGTGTTAATTATTTACGCGTTTTTCAGAAACTGGTCGGTTGCTTTCCGCCCGTTGGTAGATATTCCGGTATCGTTAATTGCTACTTTTTTTATTATGTATTTGTGTGGTTTTTCAATCAACGTACTTACCTTATTGGCTATCGTTTTGGCAACCGGTTTGGTGGTAGATGATGGAATTGTAGTAACCGAAAATATTTATAAAAAGGTTGAAGAAGGCATGTCGCCAATTGAAGCTGCAATAAAAGGATCTAACGAAATTTTCTATGCCGTAATTTCCATTTCAGTAACCTTAGCAGCCGTATTTTTACCCGTAATCTTTTTAGAAGGATTTGTGGGCCGATTGTTCCGGGAATTTGGTGTGGTAATTGGAGCCGCCGTTTTAATTTCGGCCTTTGTATCGCTTACGTTAACACC
This genomic window from Flavobacterium agricola contains:
- a CDS encoding DUF2795 domain-containing protein; translated protein: MYWTLELASYLSDAPWPATKDELIDYAIRTGAPLEVVENLQSIEDEGEIYESMEEIWPDYPTDEDYLWNEDEY
- the secA gene encoding preprotein translocase subunit SecA; translated protein: MSLINAIIKAFVGDKSEKDVKAIRPIIEKVKKYENEFQSLNNDELRAKTVYFQDLVKQARAEKDAKIQSLKQEIEATDDFDKREDIYASIDAIEKEAYEISEKVLTDILPEAFAVMKVTAARFKDNPIVTVTATDKDKELAQTKPYITIEGDKANWANTWDAAGQTVTWDMVHYDTQLIGGTVLHQGKIAEMQTGEGKTLVSTLPVYLNALTGNGVHVVTVNDYLAKRDSSWKAPIFEFHGLTVDCIDNHQPNSPGRRAAYQADITYGTNNEFGFDYLRDNMAHSVEELVQRKHNYAIVDEVDSVLIDDARTPLIISGPVPQGDRHEFNELKPKVDSIYQLQRNVATNCLTEAKRLIKAGDTKEGGFQLLRAYRALPKHKPLIKFLSEEGVRQILQKTENTYMADNNRDMPIVDKALFFVIEEKNNQVDLTDLGIKELSKNTSDDFFVLPDIGTEIANIEKKNLSKEDEATEKEALYQDFSIKSERIHTITQLLKAYTLFEKDSEYVVMDNKVMIVDEQTGRIMDGRRYSDGLHQAIEAKENVKIEAATQTFATVTLQNYFRMYNKLAGMTGTAVTEAGEFWSIYKLDVVEIPTNRKIQRHDKEDLIYKTTREKFNAVIEDVVQLSEAGRPVLIGTTSVDTSELLSRMLKIRGIKHNVLNAKLHKQEAQIVAEAGKAGIVTIATNMAGRGTDIKLSDEVKAAGGLAIIGTERHDSRRVDRQLRGRAGRQGDPGSSQFYVSLEDQLMRLFGSERVAKLMDRMGIKEGEVIQHSMMTKSIERAQKRVEENNFGVRKRLLEYDDVMNAQREVIYKRRRHALFGERLKVDIANMLYDLAELITENNKPTNDYKNFEFELITTFAIGSPFSEEEFKKMSAQELTNKLYHNLTQVYKEKNERNAKNAFPVIKNVFENQGDRFERIVIPFTDGQKSLSVVTNLQKAFETMGRSVTDEFEKNITLALLDEAWKKHLRKMDELKQSVQLAVHEQKDPLLIYKFEAFNLFKRTLDGLNKELASFIFKADLPEAPKEAEA
- a CDS encoding DUF4269 domain-containing protein, which encodes MNFKSIAYLKTGNAVQQKAYKTLTDLCFFETFKNYEPLLVGTIPIEINIQNSDLDLILFTTNVQELALKLTQQYQHKANFKLKISNLEQHILVCTFTYQDFEIEIYSQNIPTTKQNGYLHMVKEYEILKAMPPSFKQQVIQLKKQGLKTEPAFAQLLKLTGNPYQSLLTYVIPSKN
- a CDS encoding cob(I)yrinic acid a,c-diamide adenosyltransferase, encoding MKVYTKTGDKGTTALFGGQRVPKNHIRIESYGTTDELNSYIGLIRDQDINPAYKNVLIEIQDRLFTVGAILATPVEKEILKNGQPRLNIARISEQDVAFLENEMDTMDAALPPMTHFVLPGGHTTVSYCHIARCVCRRAERLSTELSQSEEIDPMVIMYLNRLSDYLFVLARKLSFDLGADEIKWIPRK
- a CDS encoding Bcr/CflA family efflux MFS transporter; the encoded protein is MNELLAPQPKLGKKGLLTLIFFLNMTGPMSIDLYLSGLPQMIVDFNTTESVLNYTLIGFFISFAIGMLFIGPISDKVGRKPILLGGILVYGIASVLCSVAQHVEMLILFRIIQALGAGGMISVSTAMVKDSFSHEERPKIIALLQMLGVFAPTVAPLVGAQIIQFFSWHVTFTVLAFFALIAFIIALFLTETLTPETKLKDSVFRSILSLKHILVHKPFMVFLVSMGGPSVVYMAFLSLSSYIYIDWFQLNGTEYSLFFAVNSLLLLVGPRVYLAVRHQVTPKQIVKIAFGGIVLSSILLFTIGTLSPYLFLIAFAPVTFSNSFLRSFASNVLLGQDNMNSGGAASIINFSNTGLGAMGMMLAALPFGTNIQRLGFVIVIAMALSIYLWYYFNKKGYQLRGV
- a CDS encoding O-methyltransferase; translation: MKALIQGYFKFLKRSTNQHGVHSPFVFKLVTQCFYDKQNKSAYKVLQAYRNRLLQNKNTIHVTDFGAGSRIFKTNQREIAKIAKTAGITKARAELLYRVTAYFKPKQVLEIGTSLGLATAALAAGNSDAEIISLEGCPETAATALENLQHFNLHNATVKIGEFTQSFKELETKKFDLIYFDGNHQKDATLAYFDALLPTAHNDSVWIFDDIHWSKPMNEAWEIIKNKPEVCVTIDTFQWGFVFFRTEQEKEHFTIRT
- a CDS encoding ABC-F family ATP-binding cassette domain-containing protein; translation: MNYLSVENISKAYGERVLFENVSFGINKDQKIAFVAKNGSGKTSILNIITGKDSPDSGQVVTRKDINVAFLSQEPDLQNELTIEESIFASDNEILKVIERYEKAVLNPEDEKTFQSAFDQMDLYNAWDFETQYKQILSKLKLDDLKLKVKNLSGGQKKRLTLAIILISRPDLLILDEPTNHLDLEMIEWLENYFAKENITLFMVTHDRYFLERVCNEIIELDNGIIYQYKGNYSYYLDKKEERIAAEQASVDKAKNLFTKELEWMRRQPKARTTKSKSRQDDFYIIKEKASQRRIEHQVELEINMERMGSKIVELHNLHKKFNDKVILNGFTYNFGRGERIGIIGKNGTGKSTFLNILTQTMQPDAGKVVVGETIKIGYYTQAGINPKPNQKVIDIIKEFGEYIPLSKGRLLSAGQLLERFLFDRKKQHDYVEKLSGGELKRLYLCTVLIQNPNFLILDEPTNDLDIVTLNVLESFLLDYPGCLLVVSHDRYFMDKIVDHLFVFRGEGEVEDFPGNYSDFRIYEDSAEPVKDEVAKEKVNKKEKSVKAGLTFNEQKEFSKIEREIKDLEAKKTLIEQEFADGKVADDAIEKKSIELQKVIENLEEKEERWFELSAKMEA